One Helianthus annuus cultivar XRQ/B chromosome 7, HanXRQr2.0-SUNRISE, whole genome shotgun sequence genomic region harbors:
- the LOC110869126 gene encoding protein Rf1, mitochondrial-like produces MKCTRRIGLRYYSTASPSTSHFNQRITSLKNASGPTKVNDALQLFDEMLQRQPPPSIFQFTQLISVIVKKKQYSTALILLEQMKLMGIPSNIYTINISINCHCRLNQVAYGFALLATTFKQGHPPSLATYTTLIHGLVLADRVFEAVELFKKLLREKVCEPNQVMYGSVINGLCKVGHTRKALELLRFMESGSCKPGVEQYSVVIDSLCKDKMVDHALELFAKMTEKGVLADVITYSSLIHGLCNFGRETEAAKMLRDMEEEGVSPSVDTFNILVNAFCKQGSVKDAELAVQAMVRRGLNPDVITYSALIDGYCLRGEIDKAEEVLDGMVKRDIVPNIITYNSLINGYCKKKQIDKARHLFQEIQDKGLIPDVVTYSSMLQGLYGSGNPAAARELFNEMQAKGLAPNICTYRILLHGMCKNSQSPDALALFRSLESKELMEDVGLYNILIDGCSKCGKPNEAMDLFDELCLKGLKPNVRTYTVMISVYCGEGLLGKCKELLRKMEENGCLPNSMTYNVLVRELLKKNECQEAEIYLEEMINRGFMPDHATFENLLPRIPNVGKDSRLRTIILKLTSWRLWFEVGGGGTVLLPVLKLKAEMNCTRRIGLRYYSTASPSTSHFNQRITSLKNASGPTKVDDALQLFDEMLQRQPPPNIIQLNQLITLIVKMKQYSTALSLYKQTKLMGIPTDLYAMNISINCHCRLDQVAYGFALLATILKQGHQPDLATYNTLINGLVLADRVFEAVELFKKLLREKVCEPDQITFGIVINGLCKVGHTSKALELLRFMESGSCKCKPYVEQYNAVIDSLCKDKMVDHALELFANMTQKGVIASVFTYNSLIQGLCNFGRETEAAQMLRDMEEEGVSPGVHTFTILVDSFCKKGSVKDAELAVQAMVRRGLHPDVITYSALIDGYCLRGEVDDAEKVIDRMMERDIVPDIITYSRLIDGYCKKKRIHKAWRLFQEIQDKGLIPDVVTYGSMLQGLFESGNPAAARELFNKMQVNGQVPDICTYRILFHGMCKNYQCSDALALFRSLGNKESMEDVRLYNILIDGCSKCGNPSLAMDLFDELLLKGLKPDVRTYNAMMRVYCEEGLLGKCKELLRKMEESGCLPDSFTYNIIVRELLKKNECGEAEIFLEEMINRDFMPDHATFENLLVRIPNVGKDSRLRTTVLKLTSVERKDV; encoded by the exons ATGAAATGCACAAGAAGAATTGGACTTCGTTATTACTCTACTGCTTCACCTTCAACTTCCCATTTCAATCAAAGAATTACATCCCTCAAAAATGCTTCAGGACCCACCAAGGTGAATGACGCCCTCCaactgtttgatgaaatgcttcaaAGACAACCTCCACCTTCCATCTTCCAATTTACTCAGTTGATTTCTGTTATTGTAAAGAAGAAGCAATACTCCACTGCCCTTATACTCTTGGAGCAAATGAAGCTGATGGGTATTCCTTCTAATATCTATACTATCAACATCTCTATTAACTGTCATTGCCGGTTGAATCAAGTTGCTTACGGTTTTGCCCTACTGGCAACCACCTTCAAGCAAGGGCATCCACCCAGTTTGGCCACCTATACTACTCTCATTCATGGACTTGTTCTTGCTGATAGGGTCtttgaagctgttgagttgtTCAAGAAACTGCTTAGAGAGAAAGTTTGTGAGCCTAATCAAGTTATGTATGGAAGCGTTATTAATGGGCTCTGTAAAGTAGGTCACACTAGAAAGGCCCTTGAACTGCTCAGGTTCATGGAATCAGGCTCTTGTAAACCAGGTGTAGAACAATACAGTGTTGTCATTGACAGCCTTTGCAAAGACAAAATGGTTGATCATGCACTCGAGCTGTTTGCCAAGATGACTGAAAAGGGTGTCCTTGCAGACGTTATCACTTACAGCTCTTTGATTCATGGACTGTGTAACTTTGGTCGAGAGACAGAAGCTGCAAAAATGTTGAGGGATATGGAGGAGGAAGGAGTATCTCCCTCAGTGGATACATTTAATATCTTGGTAAATGCCTTTTGCAAGCAAGGATCTGTAAAAGATGCAGAGCTTGCTGTACAAGCAATGGTACGAAGAGGTCTAAATCCAGATGTAATCACTTATAGTGCATTGATTGATGGATATTGTTTACGTGGTGAAATAGATAAAGCAGAGGAAGTTCTCGATGGCATGGTGAAGAGGGATATTGTACCTAACATCATCACATACAACAGCCTGATAAATGGATATTGTAAGAAGAAGCAAATTGATAAGGCCAGGCATCTCTTTCAAGAAATCCAAGACAAGGGTTTGATTCCTGATGTTGTTACTTACAGTAGCATGTTACAAGGTTTGTATGGTTCAGGGAATCCTGCAGCGGCTAGAGAACTCTTTAACGAGATGCAAGCAAAGGGTCTGGCTCCCAATATATGCACCTATCGTATCTTGTTGCACGGAATGTGCAAAAACTCCCAGTCTCCTGATGCCTTGGCTCTCTTTCGATCACTGGAAAGCAAAGAATTGATGGAAGATGTAGGGTTGTATAATATATTGATTGACGGTTGTAGCAAATGTGGGAAGCCTAACGAGGCTATGGATCTGTTTGATGAACTCTGTTTAAAAGGATTAAAACCGAATGTTAGGACATATACAGTAATGATAAGTGTGTATTGCGGAGAAGGGTTATTGGGTAAATGTAAAGAATTGCTTAGAAAGATGGAAGAGAATGGTTGTTTGCCAAATAGCATGACGTACAATGTTCTTGTTCGAGAGTTGTTGAAGAAAAACGAGTGTCAGGAGGCAGAGATATATCTTGAAGAAATGATAAACCGAGGTTTTATGCCTGATCACGCTACTTTTGAGAATTTACTACCCCGGATCCCAAACGTAGGAAAAGATTCTCGTTTGCGAACTATCATTCTAAAACTAACTAGT TGGCGGTTGTGGTTCGAAGTAGGGGGCGGAGGAACAGTGCTTCTGCCTGTTTTGAAATTGAAAGCAGAGATGAACTGCACGAGAAGAATTGGACTTCGTTATTACTCTACTGCTTCACCTTCAACCTCCCATTTCAATCAAAGAATTACATCCCTCAAAAATGCTTCAGGACCCACCAAGGTCGATGATGCCCTCCaactgtttgatgaaatgcttcaaAGACAACCTCCCCCTAACATCATCCAACTTAATCAGCTCATCACTCTTATTGTAAAGATGAAGCAATATTCCACTGCCCTTTCACtttacaaacaaacaaagttGATGGGTATTCCTACTGATCTTTATGCAATGAACATCTCTATCAACTGTCATTGCCGGTTGGATCAAGTTGCTTACGGTTTCGCCTTACTAGCCACCATCCTCAAGCAGGGTCATCAACCCGATTTGGCCACCTATAACACTCTCATAAATGGGCTTGTTCTTGCTGATCGAGTTTTTGAAGCGGTTGAGTTGTTCAAGAAACTGCTTAGAGAGAAAGTTTGTGAGCCTGATCAGATTACGTTTGGAATCGTTATTAATGGACTGTGTAAAGTAGGTCACACTAGCAAGGCCCTTGAACTGCTCAGGTTCATGGAATCAGGCTCTTGTAAATGTAAACCATATGTAGAACAGTACAATGCAGTCATTGACAGCCTTTGCAAAGACAAAATGGTTGATCATGCGTTAGAACTATTTGCCAACATGACCCAAAAAGGCGTCATTGCAAGTGTTTTCACTTACAACTCTTTGATTCAGGGTCTGTGTAACTTTGGTAGAGAGACAGAAGCTGCACAAATGTTGAGAGATATGGAGGAGGAAGGGGTATCTCCAGGAGTGCATACCTTTACTATCTTGGTGGATTCTTTTTGTAAGAAAGGATCGGTAAAAGATGCAGAGCTTGCTGTACAAGCAATGGTACGAAGAGGACTACATCCAGATGTAATCACTTATAGTGCACTAATTGATGGATACTGTTTACGGGGTGAAGTGGATGATGCAGAGAAAGTTATAGATCGCATGATGGAAAGGGATATTGTGCCCGACATCATCACATATAGCAGGCTCATAGATGGATACTGTAAGAAGAAGAGAATCCACAAGGCCTGGCGTCTCTTTCAAGAAATCCAAGACAAGGGTCTGATTCCTGATGTTGTTACTTACGGTAGCATGTTACAAGGTTTGTTTGAATCTGGGAATCCTGCAGCTGCTAGAGAACTCTTTAACAAGATGCAAGTAAACGGCCAGGTTCCAGATATATGCACCTATCGTATCTTGTTTCATGGAATGTGCAAAAACTATCAGTGTTCTGATGCATTGGCTCTCTTCCGGTCGTTGGGAAACAAGGAATCGATGGAAGATGTAAGGTTGTATAATATATTGATTGATGGTTGTAGCAAATGTGGGAACCCTAGCTTGGCTATGGATCTGTTTGATGAACTTTTATTGAAAGGATTGAAACCGGATGTTAGGACGTATAATGCTATGATGCGTGTATATTGCGAAGAAGGGTTATTGGGTAAATGTAAAGAATTGCTTAGAAAGATGGAAGAGAGTGGTTGTTTGCCTGATAGCTTCACATACAACATTATTGTTCGAGAGTTACTGAAGAAAAACGAGTGTGGAGAGGCTGAGATATTTCTTGAAGAGATGATAAACCGAGATTTTATGCCTGATCATGCTACTTTTGAAAATTTACTAGTCCGGATCCCAAATGTAGGAAAAGATTCTCGTTTGCGAACTACTGTTCTAAAGCTAACGAGTGTAGAAAGAAAAGATGTCTGA